From Nicotiana tabacum cultivar K326 chromosome 22, ASM71507v2, whole genome shotgun sequence, one genomic window encodes:
- the LOC107789968 gene encoding lysM domain receptor-like kinase 3 isoform X2, whose product MASWGYILILYFLFPLISPKITRNLASGAPTQLTNIYPFPCSDHIKTCSAFLYQHNGLSKQNITKLYSVNASAIKPISYDDRQDYLVTVPCTCKNVNETVGYFYDTSYKLQLLDTFANVSNNIYSGQAWKVGGEEESYKAEDVVTMHLLCGCVEDGQKTVVTYTVQQRDTLSSIGDSLSSQVSDIEKLNPSLTSPQFVDIGWLLYVPMYKNGVPLPNTGKKHEAHKWTILVGILSAVTVLSMCTVMIFIIRRNRLQKRAKEDRAAISKSLSTNKTMSLQRQYMYKDQTEDIPVFESERPVIYSLEEIAEATCDFDESRIIGQGGYGSVYYGTIGKQEVAIKKMRSNKSKEFIAELKVLCKIHHINVVELLGYASGDDHLYLVYEYIPNGSLNEHLHQPVLKGNKPLSWTTRTQIALDTARGIEYIHDHTKSRYVHRDIKTSNILLDEAMRAKVADFGLAKLVGRTNEDEFLATRLVGTPGYLPPESVKELQITTKTDVFAFGVVLAELITGKRALIRENGDPNKMKSLISIIQEIFQDEDPESALESFIDGNIKGCYPLEDVYKMGEIADWCLSENAINRPEMREVVVALSQIRTSSTEWEASLGGDSVVFSGLFNGR is encoded by the exons aTGGCTTCTTGGGGTTACATCCttattctttatttcttgtttccTCTGATTTCCCCTAAAATTACAAGAAATTTGGCTTCTGGTGCACCTACACAGTTAACTAATATCTACCCTTTTCCATGCTCGGATCACATCAAGACGTGCAGCGCTTTCCTCTATCAGCATAATGGCCTATCAAAACAGAATATAACCAAACTTTACTCTGTCAATGCATCAGCAATTAAGCCGATTAGCTACGATGACAGACAAGACTACCTAGTAACTGTACCTTGTACTTGTAAAAATGTTAATGAAACTGTTGGATATTTCTATGACACAAGTTACAAACTACAGCTATTGGATACATTTGCAAATGTTTCTAATAACATATATAGTGGCCAGGCTTGGAAAGttggaggagaagaagaaagttACAAAGCTGAGGATGTAGTAACTATGCATCTCTTGTGTGGATGTGTAGAAGATGGCCAAAAAACTGTAGTGACATATACTGTTCAGCAGCGCGATACGCTATCAAGTATTGGAGATTCACTTTCTTCTCAAGTTAGTGATATAGAGAAGTTGAATCCTTCCTTGACAAGTCCACAGTTTGTAGATATTGGATGGCTTTTATATGTGCCCATGTATAAAAATGGAGTTCCTCTACCAAATACCG GAAAGAAGCACGAGGCGCACAAATGGACGATATTAGTTGGAATATTATCAGCTGTGACAGTACTGTCAATGTGTACAGTGATGATATTTATTATCAGGAGAAATAGATTGCAGAAACGCGCCAAGGAAGATCGTGCAGCTATTTCCAAAAGCTTAAGTACTAACAAAACCATGTCTTTGCAGAGGCAGTACATGTATAAAGATCAAACTGAAG ACATCCCAGTTTTTGAATCAGAAAGGCCAGTAATATACAGTCTTGAAGAAATTGCAGAAGCTACGTGTGATTTTGACGAGTCTAGAATAATTGGACAAGGTGGATATGGGAGTGTATATTATGGGACAATTGGGAAGCAG GAAGTTGCAATAAAGAAGATGAGGTCTAACAAGTCCAAGGAGTTTATTGCAGAGCTCAAAGTCTTATGCAAGATCCACCACATAAATGTG GTGGAGCTGTTGGGTTATGCCAGTGGGGATGATCACCTCTACTTGGTCTATGAGTACATCCCAAATGGTTCTCTCAATGAACATCTTCATCAACCAGTGCTAAAAG GTAATAAACCTCTAAGTTGGACTACAAGAACACAGATTGCTTTAGATACTGCAAGGGGTATTGAGTATATCCATGACCATACAAAATCTCGGTATGTTCATCGTGATATAAAAACGAGCAACATTCTACTGGACGAAGCCATGAGAGCAAAG GTTGCAGATTTTGGTCTGGCAAAACTAGTTGGTCGAACCAATGAAGATGAATTCTTAGCGACTCGCCTAGTTGGAACACCAGGATATCTTCCCCCTGA ATCTGTGAAAGAGCTGCAGATAACTACCAAAACAGATGTTTTTGCATTTGGAGTAGTTCTTGCAGAACTAATAACTGGCAAACGTGCACTCATTCGTGAAAATGGAGATCCTAACAAGATGAAATCACTCATCTCAATT ATTCAAGAAATATTCCAAGATGAGGATCCAGAGTCAGCATTGGAATCCTTTATAGATGGAAATATAAAGGGATGCTATCCCTTGgaagatgtatacaag ATGGGAGAAATTGCAGACTGGTGCCTAAGTGAAAATGCAATTAACAGACCAGAAATGCGGGAGGTGGTTGTTGCGTTATCTCAAATCAGGACCTCGTCCACAGAATGGGAGGCATCATTAGGAGGAGACAGTGTGGTTTTTAGTG
- the LOC107789968 gene encoding lysM domain receptor-like kinase 3 isoform X1, whose protein sequence is MASWGYILILYFLFPLISPKITRNLASGAPTQLTNIYPFPCSDHIKTCSAFLYQHNGLSKQNITKLYSVNASAIKPISYDDRQDYLVTVPCTCKNVNETVGYFYDTSYKLQLLDTFANVSNNIYSGQAWKVGGEEESYKAEDVVTMHLLCGCVEDGQKTVVTYTVQQRDTLSSIGDSLSSQVSDIEKLNPSLTSPQFVDIGWLLYVPMYKNGVPLPNTAGKKHEAHKWTILVGILSAVTVLSMCTVMIFIIRRNRLQKRAKEDRAAISKSLSTNKTMSLQRQYMYKDQTEDIPVFESERPVIYSLEEIAEATCDFDESRIIGQGGYGSVYYGTIGKQEVAIKKMRSNKSKEFIAELKVLCKIHHINVVELLGYASGDDHLYLVYEYIPNGSLNEHLHQPVLKGNKPLSWTTRTQIALDTARGIEYIHDHTKSRYVHRDIKTSNILLDEAMRAKVADFGLAKLVGRTNEDEFLATRLVGTPGYLPPESVKELQITTKTDVFAFGVVLAELITGKRALIRENGDPNKMKSLISIIQEIFQDEDPESALESFIDGNIKGCYPLEDVYKMGEIADWCLSENAINRPEMREVVVALSQIRTSSTEWEASLGGDSVVFSGLFNGR, encoded by the exons aTGGCTTCTTGGGGTTACATCCttattctttatttcttgtttccTCTGATTTCCCCTAAAATTACAAGAAATTTGGCTTCTGGTGCACCTACACAGTTAACTAATATCTACCCTTTTCCATGCTCGGATCACATCAAGACGTGCAGCGCTTTCCTCTATCAGCATAATGGCCTATCAAAACAGAATATAACCAAACTTTACTCTGTCAATGCATCAGCAATTAAGCCGATTAGCTACGATGACAGACAAGACTACCTAGTAACTGTACCTTGTACTTGTAAAAATGTTAATGAAACTGTTGGATATTTCTATGACACAAGTTACAAACTACAGCTATTGGATACATTTGCAAATGTTTCTAATAACATATATAGTGGCCAGGCTTGGAAAGttggaggagaagaagaaagttACAAAGCTGAGGATGTAGTAACTATGCATCTCTTGTGTGGATGTGTAGAAGATGGCCAAAAAACTGTAGTGACATATACTGTTCAGCAGCGCGATACGCTATCAAGTATTGGAGATTCACTTTCTTCTCAAGTTAGTGATATAGAGAAGTTGAATCCTTCCTTGACAAGTCCACAGTTTGTAGATATTGGATGGCTTTTATATGTGCCCATGTATAAAAATGGAGTTCCTCTACCAAATACCG CAGGAAAGAAGCACGAGGCGCACAAATGGACGATATTAGTTGGAATATTATCAGCTGTGACAGTACTGTCAATGTGTACAGTGATGATATTTATTATCAGGAGAAATAGATTGCAGAAACGCGCCAAGGAAGATCGTGCAGCTATTTCCAAAAGCTTAAGTACTAACAAAACCATGTCTTTGCAGAGGCAGTACATGTATAAAGATCAAACTGAAG ACATCCCAGTTTTTGAATCAGAAAGGCCAGTAATATACAGTCTTGAAGAAATTGCAGAAGCTACGTGTGATTTTGACGAGTCTAGAATAATTGGACAAGGTGGATATGGGAGTGTATATTATGGGACAATTGGGAAGCAG GAAGTTGCAATAAAGAAGATGAGGTCTAACAAGTCCAAGGAGTTTATTGCAGAGCTCAAAGTCTTATGCAAGATCCACCACATAAATGTG GTGGAGCTGTTGGGTTATGCCAGTGGGGATGATCACCTCTACTTGGTCTATGAGTACATCCCAAATGGTTCTCTCAATGAACATCTTCATCAACCAGTGCTAAAAG GTAATAAACCTCTAAGTTGGACTACAAGAACACAGATTGCTTTAGATACTGCAAGGGGTATTGAGTATATCCATGACCATACAAAATCTCGGTATGTTCATCGTGATATAAAAACGAGCAACATTCTACTGGACGAAGCCATGAGAGCAAAG GTTGCAGATTTTGGTCTGGCAAAACTAGTTGGTCGAACCAATGAAGATGAATTCTTAGCGACTCGCCTAGTTGGAACACCAGGATATCTTCCCCCTGA ATCTGTGAAAGAGCTGCAGATAACTACCAAAACAGATGTTTTTGCATTTGGAGTAGTTCTTGCAGAACTAATAACTGGCAAACGTGCACTCATTCGTGAAAATGGAGATCCTAACAAGATGAAATCACTCATCTCAATT ATTCAAGAAATATTCCAAGATGAGGATCCAGAGTCAGCATTGGAATCCTTTATAGATGGAAATATAAAGGGATGCTATCCCTTGgaagatgtatacaag ATGGGAGAAATTGCAGACTGGTGCCTAAGTGAAAATGCAATTAACAGACCAGAAATGCGGGAGGTGGTTGTTGCGTTATCTCAAATCAGGACCTCGTCCACAGAATGGGAGGCATCATTAGGAGGAGACAGTGTGGTTTTTAGTG